The following are from one region of the Salminus brasiliensis chromosome 14, fSalBra1.hap2, whole genome shotgun sequence genome:
- the trim101 gene encoding tripartite motif containing 101: MSLPLDLSSFHRDASLDTLEKQLICPICLEVFTKPVVILPCQHNLCRKCANELYLPSLLQIGIGGRFRCPSCRHDVVLDRHGVYGLPRNLLVENIIDVYRQESASSRPPPKPSAQITCEEHEGEKLNIYCITCQLPTCSLCKVFGAHSTCHVAPLPEVYQQQKTELSEGIGCLVATNERIQAFINDLEEICRNIEENGTNQKQALCEKFDRMSTILEERRKIMVQQITYEQDEKTGWARSLVQTYGEHVDTNSKLMQTAFSAMEEPEMAAFLQDSKSLIERVSEATKCTPMETLVPGYENMDHYEVDFNAEERALYQLDFFQAEDEVEETPEEPEPESDPEPQPETEPEMEPEPEPEPGRSPVEDAVLDQDLKSENLVINSAVPETKEDTQPHAETKNDVLCGKNGLSTQQGQPVLGCEEPEAGGLRNQCVPVPADEETKLYPSWYKPNREMLSPNLALPFDAMGAPGQEPQLVKEPSVQPPPQQLQTPLSMWLSSSVNPAATENPESLVRSQFGRDSPDSAQGHVAEVEKGVTELGDESARKESLTSLSLQAITLVFYILTFLVILQRVWGSIQCLLDT, from the exons ATGTCTCTTCCACTGGATCTGAGCTCTTTCCACAGGGACGCCTCCCTGGACACACTAGAGAAACAGCTCATCTGTCCCATCTGCCTGGAGGTGTTCACCAAACCTGTGGTCATACTGCCCTGCCAGCACAATCTCTGCCGTAAATGCGCCAACGAACTCTACTTG CCATCTCTGTTGCAGATTGGGATTGGAGGTCGCTTTCGCTGTCCATCCTGTCGACATGATGTTGTTTTGGACCGCCATGGCGTTTATGGGCTTCCACGAAATTTGTTGGTGGAAAATATCATTGATGTGTACCGGCAAGAGTCTGCAAG CTCTAGGCCCCCACCAAAACCATCGGCACAAATAACCTGTGAGGAGCACGAAGGAGAAAAGCTCAATATTTACTGCATCACATGCCAGCTGCCCACCTGTTCACTGTGTAAAGTGTTTGGGGCACACAGCACCTGTCACGTGGCTCCCCTACCTGAAGTCTATCAACAGCAGAAG ACTGAACTCAGTGAAGGGATTGGATGCTTGGTTGCCACTAATGAACGCATCCAGGCATTTATAAACGATCTAGAGGAGATCTGTAGGAATATTGAG GAGAACGGCACAAACCAGAAGCAGGCACTGTGTGAGAAGTTTGATCGTATGTCTACCATCCTGGAAGAGAGGCGTAAGATCATGGTACAGCAAATCACATATGAGCAGGATGAAAAGACTGGTTGGGCCCGAAGCTTGGTCCAAACCTACGGCGAGCATGTTGACACCAACTCCAAATTAATGCAGACAGCCTTCAGCGCCATGGAAGAGCCGGAGATGGCTGCGTTTCTGCAG GACTCAAAAAGCCTTATAGAAAG GGTCAGCGAGGCAACTAAATGCACCCCAATGGAGACTTTAGTGCCTGGATATGAAAACATGGATCACTATGAGGTTGATTTCAATGCTGAGGAGAGGGCCCTCTACCAGCTAGACTTTTTCCAAG CTGAAGACGAAGTTGAAGAGACTCCAGAAGAACCTGAACCAGAATCAGACCCTGAGCCACAGCCAGAGACAGAACCTGAAATggagcctgagcctgagcctgaACCAGGGCGCAGTCCAGTAGAGGACGCTGTGTTAGATCAGGATCTGAAGTCAGAAAACTTGGTGATAAATAGCGCTGTGCCTGAGACAAAGGAGGATACCCAGCCACATGCAGAAACAAAAAATGACGTCCTATGTGGGAAAAATGGGTTGAGCACCCAACAG GGCCAGCCAGTGTTAGGGTGTGAGGAGCCTGAGGCAGGTGGCTTGAGAAACCAGTGTGTCCCTGTACCAGCAGATGAAGAGACCAAACTCTACCCAAGCTGGTATAAACCTAACCGGGAAATGCTTAGCCCAAACCTTGCACTGCCTTTTGATGCCATGGGGGCTCCTGGACAGGAACCCCAACTAGTAAAGGAACCTTCAGTTCAACCTCCTCCTCAGCAGTTGCAAACACCTCTATCCATGTGGCTGAGTAGCAGTGTCAATCCTGCGGCCACTGAGAACCCTGAAAGCCTTGTGAGGAGTCAATTTGGAAGGGACTCCCCAGATAGTGCTCAAG